From the genome of Thauera chlorobenzoica:
TCTCCCAGGTCGCGCAAAGGCATCACCAGCTTCAGCGCCAGCTCTCCGCGCCCTTCGGCCTGCATGCCGTCGGTGAACCCGCCGATGCGCGCCGACACCGGACTCGCCGACACGAAGCGGAGGAATTCCGCGGTCGGGCCTTGCGCCCGCCCGGTAATGGTCATGATCTCGCTGGGGCGCTGATCGAGCTCGGGGACGTCGACCCGCACGCCGGACAGATCCACTCCCAGGATACGGGCCCGCTCGGCGTCGATGTGCATCCCCGGCCCCTCGAAGCGCAGCTCGCCGTGGATGCCGTCGATCCGGGGCCACCCCGGCGCATAGTCGAGCACCCCATCGGCCACCCGGACCGACACCAGGAACTGGCCCTCGCCGTCGCGGAAAGGAAAATCCTCCAGGCGGCCGCGCAGGCGCAACCGTGCCTCGGGCACCGCAGCCGCGAGAATCGCGTTGCGCACCCAGTCGTGGGTATCGCGGTTGACCACGCGCGGCAGGTAGCGCCACACCGCCGTCCCGGCGGCACGGTCGAGGCGGGCCTGCAGGTCGATTTCCCCCGCGCCCCCGGGCTGCGGCCAGTAGCGTCCGGAAGCACTGCCGGCGGCATCGGCGTTGTCGAATTCGGCGCGGTCGAGGGCGATCTCGAGCCGGCCCTCGCGTTCGAGCCAGCCTCCTTCGGCGCGCAGACGGTCGAACGCCAGACGCCCGCTTTCGAACACTTCGGGCAACTCCACATGGGCGCCCTGGCCATCGATCCTGAACCGGCCACGACTCTGATTCCCCTCGATCGTTCCCGCCAGCCCCCCCAGCCCCGGCAGGCCGTCGCGGGCGAGCACGCCGATGCCGGCGAAGCCAGTGGACAGGGTCCAGGCCTGCGGCGCAGCGGTCGTGCCCCGCCAGCTCAGGCGCAGGTCGTTCAGGCGGCCCTGCGGGGCGAAGCCGGCGAGCCGCTCGCGCAGCGCCGTATCGAGCGGCAGATACGCAGCCAGCCCGGCCAGCGCGGCGAAATCCAGCTCCCCGGCAACCAGGCTTCCGCCCGCGGCAGCACCGTCGGGGTTGTGCTCCAGGCGCAGCTCGACATCCCCGGGTTCGAGCACCAGCCCGGCCTCGGCCTGCAGCACCAGCCGGCGCGCGCGCAGCACGACCCCACGGGGCGCACGCTCGAAGGCGAGGCGGCCGTCGAGGCGGGCGACCGCGAGTTCGGGCAGATCCCCGGCAAGACGGGTACGGACATCGTCGAGCGCGAAATCGGCGGTCAGCGCAGTTTCGCCCTTGCCGTCGGAGTCGAGCCAGGCCCGCACGCTGCCGCGTCCGCTCACCGGCAGCGGGTAATCGACCCAGGGCCGCCAACCGCCGAGGTCGGCCCGATCCAGTGCAAGATACAGCCGCCCGGCCGACGCCTGCAGCACCTCGGGATCGAAGTGCGCGAGCTCGCCGCGCAGCTCCAGCATCGATGCAAGCGCTTGCGGCGGCTGTGCGCGCAGTGCGAAACGGGCGGGTGCGGAACGCTGGTCGAGGCGGAACTCGACCTGCTCGAGTTCGAGTTCGGGCGCCGCCCGCATTTCGTCCGACCACCGCAGCCGGGCGCCGTGAATGACGATCTGGCGCTGCGCCAGCAGCCACTGCAGCCCCCCCCCCTGCCCCTCTCCCCCCTGCAGCGGCAGACCGGCGACGAACAAGGCGCCGTCCCCGGCGCGTCGCGCGACCAGTTCCGGTGCGTCGATCTCGAGGCGATGGAAATAAGGCCGCAGGCGAAGCAGCGACGACCACGCCAGCGTGGCGTCGACCCTGGGCAAGGACAATGCCGGACGGCCTTCGGCGTCGGCGATGCGCAATCCGCTGAGTTGCAGCCGGGGACGCCACCCCACCCAATCCCCCTCGATCGCTGCGATCGACACCGGCAGGCCGAGCCCCGCGCTCGCCGCCGCTGCGATCCGTTCGCGAAACTCGCCCACCGCCGGCAGCAGCAGGTGCCGGGTGGCGAGCACCAGCACCGCGAATGCGAACCACAGCGTCACCGCTGCGCGCAGCCCCCACTTGCCGAGCAGGCGCGCGCGCGCGCGCCACGGCACCCGCGGTGCGGATTCACGGCCTGAAGGGGCGGGGCGGGGCGGGGCCAGAAGTTCGCTCGCGATCGGGTTTCCGGCCGATCTGGCCGGGACTCGGGCCGGCGGGTGACGCGAGGTGCACACTGCGGCACGCCAGTCCCCCACCGGAACATTCCATCGCCACGCCAACGGGCGGTGGGCACGGCTAGAATATGCTTTCTGCCCACGCGCGGCCGGATCATGGTCGATTCGGTCTGCATTCTACCAACGATCGCCACGCCCGCACCGGAGCCCGGCCATGTCTTCCCCCTCCAGCGCGCCCGACGAGGGCCTGCAGGCCGTATCCTGCGCGCGCCGCTTCTCGCGCTACCTCGCGCGCATGCTCGACAGCCAGCCCTGGCTGGCCGCGGCGCTCGCCGCCAGCATCGACCGCCCGCTCGCCGCCGAACCGATGCAGCGCTTCATCGCCGCCCGCGAAACCGCGCCCGGCGGCGCCGAAGCCGCATTGCGCCCGGTGCTGCGGCAGTTGCGGATCTGGGTGCTGTGCCACCTGATCGTGCGCGATCTCGTCCGGGGAGCGTCCCTGGACGAAGTGACCGAAACCATGACCGTGCTCGCCGAAGTCGCTGTGCGCCATGCCCACCAGGTGCTGCGCACCGCCCTCGTGCAGCGCTACGGCCAGCCGCTGTCGCCGACCGGCTGGGAGCAGGAGCTGCTGGTGATCGGCATGGGCAAGCTCGGCGGACGCGAGCTCAACGTCTCCTCCGACATCGACCTGATCTTCGTCTACCCCGAAGACGGCGACACCGGCGGCGCCAAGGTCATCAGCAACTTCGAATTCTTCGAGCGCCTGGGCAAGCAGCTGATCCAGGCCCTGGCCGATATCACCGAGCACGGCCAGGTCTTCCGCGTCGACATGCGCCTGCGCCCGAACGGCGACTCTGGCCCGCTGGTGTGCAGCTTCGACATGCTCGAGAACTACTTCATGACCCAGGGCCGCGAGTGGGAGCGTTACGCCTGGATCAAGGCGCGGGTGCTGCGTGGCGAGCGCTGGACCGAACTGCAGAACATCGCCCGCCCCTTCGTGTTCCGCAAATACCTCGACTTCGGCGCGATCAATGCGATGCGCAGTCTGCACGCGCAAATCCGCCGCGAAGTCACGCGCCGCGACCGCATCAACAACATCAAGCTCGGCCCGGGGGGCATCCGTGAGATCGAGTTCCTCGCCCAGGTCTTCCAGCTCATCCGCGGCGGCCGCGACACCGCCTTGCAGGTGCGTCCGACGCTGAAGGCGCTCGCCCTGCTGCCCGAACGCGGCATCCTGGACGCTGAAACCGTGGCCGAATTGTCCACCGCCTATGAATTCCTGCGCCGGCTGGAACACCGCCTGCAATATGTCGACGACGCCCAGACCCACGACCTGCCCGCCAGCGACGGCGACCAGGCGCTGATCGCCGAAGCGATGGGCTTTGCCGACTACCCCGCGCTGCTCGCCACGCTCGAAGCCCATCGCACGCGGGTGAGCCATCATTTCGACCGCGTCTTCGGCGACCCTTCGGAGGAGGACCACAGCCTGGACGCCACCTGGGCGCATGCCGAAGATCTCGACAGCGTCGTCCCCGCGCTCGGCGAACTGGGCTACCGCCACCCCCGGGCCGGCGCCGAGCGCCTCGCCGCAATCCACGCCAGCCCACGCTACCGCCAGCTACCGAACAACATCAAGAGCCGCTTCGATGCGCTGATGCCGCGCCTGATCGAGGCCGCCGCCGGCACCCCGGGGCCAGACGACACCCTGGCGCGCTGCCTCGACCTGATGGAGGCGATCGGCCGCCGCGGCGCCTACCTCGCCCTGCTCCAGCAATATCCGCAGGCCCTGCGCCGGGTCGCCGACCTGATGGGCGCCTCGCGCTGGGGGGCGCAGTTCCTCGCCCGTCACCCGATCCTGCTCGACGAGATGCTCGACGCCCGCAACCTCGAAGCCCCGCCCGACTGGCCCGCCCTGCGCAGCAGCCTCGGCACCGAACTGGACGCCCTCGAGCCCGACATGGAACGCCAGATGGACCTGATGCGCGAGCAGCACCACGCCCAGGTGTTCCGCCTGCTGACCCAGGACCTCGCCGGCCTGCTGACGGTGGAGAAGCTCGCCGACCACCTCTCCGAGCTGGCCGACCTGATGCTCGACCTGACCGTGCCGCTGTGCTGGCGCAAGATCAAGATCCGCCACCGCGACGCGCCACGCTTCGCCGTGATCAGCTACGGCAAGCTCGGCGGCAAGGAGCTGGGCTACGCCTCGGATCTGGACATCGTCTTCCTCTACGACGACGACGCGCCCGAAGCGCCCGAGGTCTATACCCGCCTGGCGCAGCGCACCAACACCTGGCTCTCCAGCCAGACCGCCGCCGGGCAGCTGTTCGAGACCGACCTGCGCCTGCGCCCCAACGGCGAAGCGGGAATGATCGCCACCTCGCTCGAGGCCTTCCGCAAATACCAGCTCGAGTCGGCCTGGGTGTGGGAACATCAGGCCCTCACCCGGGCGCGCTTTTCCGCCGGCGAGCGCGCGATCGGCGAGGCCTTCGAGCGCATCCGCGACGAAGTCCTGCGCCTGCCGCGCGAGCTCGGCGCCCTGCGCACCGAAGTGCTGGCGATGCGCCAGAAGATGCGCGATGCCCACGGCGGCAAGAGCGCCCTGTTCGATCTCAAGCACGACCCCGGCGGCCTCATCGACGTCGAGTTCCTGATCCAGTATCTGGTGCTCGGCCACGCCCACGCCCATCCCCCGCTCACCGGCAACCTCGGCAACATCGCCCTGCTGCGCATCGCCGGTGAGCTCGGGCTGATTCCCCCCGCACTCGCCGCCGCCTGCGCCGACAGTTATCGCGAGCTGCGCCGCCTGCAGCACCGCCAGCGTCTCAACGACCGCCCCTCGCGGGTCGATCCGGACGAAGCCGGACGCGCCCGGCAGCCAGTGCTGGCCTTGTGGGACACCGTATTCGGAACCTGAGCCCCCGGCGCCATCTCCCTGCCATGGCCGCGACCATGACGCCCGGCGGCACTGCGACTAGAATTCAGCGGCCACCACCGTCACCGCCTGCCCCCCATGAGCCGCGAAATCGAACTCAAGCTTGCCCTGCCGCACAGCGCCTTGCCGGCATTGCGCCGCCACCCGCTGGTGGCGGCAGCGACCCGTCTGGGCAACGCCGTCACCCTCGACAACACCTATTACGACACGCCAACCCTGCAGCTCAAGGCGCACAAGGTCGCCGTGCGCATCCGCCGCCAGGGCCGGCGCGCACTGCAGACGGTGAAATGCGCGGCACTCTCCAGCGGCGGCTTGTCGCAACGTCCGGAATGGGAGCAGGCCTACACCGGCGCCTTCGACTTTTCCGCCGTCACCGACCCCGCGGCACGCCGCCTGCTCGACCGTCATCACGACGCCCTGGTGCCGGTGTTCACCACCCGCTTTCGCCGCGAGACCCGGCGCCATTCCCCCCGCGAAGGGCTCGCCATCCTGCTGATGATCGACACCGGTGAAGTCGTCCTGAGCACACCCGAAGGGGTCGAGCGCCGGGCGCCGATCTGCGAGCTGGAGCTCGAACTCGAACAGGGCCTGCCCGCCGATCTGCTCGAACTCGCCTGCGCGCTGGCACAGGGCCTGCCGCTGATGCCGGCAGACCTTTCCAAGGCCGAGCGCGGCTACCGGCTGTTCCTCGACGCACCGCCGCCCGCACCCTGCCGCAGCGAGCCTTCCACGATCGCCGCCGGCGACAGCCTGATCGGTGCCTTCCGCAGCCTGGCGCTGGCCTGCGTACGCCAGTGGCAGGCCAACGCCACCGCGGCATCCGCCCACACCTCCCCGGATGCGACCCTCTCCGAGTACATCCATCAGTTGCGGGTCTCGCAGCGCCGCCTGCGTGCCCTGCTCAAAATCTTTGCTCCCGCCCTGCCGGTCGGCTTCGTCGCCACCTGGAATGCCCGCCTGCGCGACAATGCCAACCGCTTCGGCGCTGCCCGCGACCTTGACGTGTTCTGCTCCGAACTGCTCGCAACGGTCCGCACCGAAGGGCTGGCCGACGCCGACGCCATGGCGCTATTGATCAAGACCGCCGAAAACGCGCGGACGGATGCACGACACCTCACCGCGCACGCGCTCGAGCTCGCCGCCCAGGGCCGGCTGCTGCTCGAATTCACCCTTGCCCTGGAGCGGCTGGCAAGCAACAACCTGCTCGAGGCTGCCGACCTGCGCACCTTCGCCCGCCTGCGCCTGGAGCGCCTGCGCAAACGCGGACGACGACAGCTCGACGCCGCCGCCACCCGCGAGCCCACCGCCCTTCACGCGCTGCGGATCGATTTCAAGCAGTTGCGCTACGGCGCCGAATTCTTCGCCCCGCTGTTTCCGGCCAGGGCGATGAAGCGCTACCAGGAACGACTCGCCCGCGCCCAGGCCACGCTCGGCTTCCTGCAGGATGTCGATGCCGCCCGCGCCCGGCTCGCGCAATGGACTGCGGCCCAGGCCGCGATCGCCCCTGCCGCCGCGTTCGTGCTCGGCTGGCATGCCCCGCGCTACGCCCGCCTGCGCCACCGGGTGATCCGCGACTGCAGCCCCCTGGTGCATGGGCGCAAGCCGTGGTGAGGCGGCACAGCCCCGGCGTGCCGCCGCCGTCATCGGGCCGCAACATGAAACACCGATGATGCCGGCCCTCGACCCCAGGGAGACATACATGGACCTGCTGCTCTGGCGCCATGCGGAAGCCGCCGACGGCATCCCCGACCACACCCGCGCACTCACCGCCCGCGGCCTCAAGCAGGCCCAGCGCATGGCGCACTGGATCGAAGCGCACCGTCCCAAGGCGCTGCGGGTGCTGGCCAGCCCCAGCCTGCGCACGCGCCAGACCGCAGCGGCCTTCACCGACGACTTCCGCGTCGTCGCCGGGCTCGGCCCGGACGGCAGCGTCGCCGACCTGCTCGCTGCCAGCGGCTGGCCCGATGCCAGCGGCGCCACCCTGATCGTCGGCCATCAGCCCGCGCTCGGCCGCCTCGCCGCGCTGCTGCTGTCCGGCACCGAAGCCGACTGGACGATCAAGAAAGGCGCCCTGTGGTGGTTCACCAACCGCGTCCGTGAAGGCGAAACCCAGACCGTACTGCGCGCGGTGATCCCTTCCGAGCTTGCCTAGCGCAGCACCTCCCGCCGCGGCCGCGGAGGGGGTGAATTCCTGCCCCCGCGATCGGTCTCATGGCTCGGATGCGGTTTCCGGAAGCTCTCGCCCGACACGCCGCGATGAGCCCCCGAAGCTGCCGCTTGTGCTTTCCAGCGCAATGCGTAAGATGCCTCCTTCGGCCCGGAACGGAACATGCTCGAACGCTTCTTGCCCTCCCATGACGCCATCAAGCGCAGCCGCCTGCTGCGCTGGCTCGGGCCGCGCATCCACGACCCGTTGCTGTGGCACATCAATCGTCGCGCGGTCGCCCGCGGCGTTGCCATGGGCGTGTTCTTCGGGCTGATGATCCCGATCGCACAGATCCCCGCCGCGGCTATGGCTTCGCTGCTGCTGCGCGGCAACCTGTGGATCGCCGCCGTGTCCACGTTGATCAGCAACCCCCTGACCTACGGCCCCCTTTATTACTTCGCCTACCGGCTCGGAGCCGGGGTGATCGGCACGCGCATGCCGGCCGAACTGACGCCTGACGAGCTCGAAGCACCGATCCGCATGATCGACTCGTTCGCCCAGGCTTGGCACTGGGTCACCGGCATCGGCCAGCCCTTGCTGGTCGGCATGCTGATCATGGCCGTCACCGGCGCAACCCTCGGCTACTGGGGCACTCAGCTGTTCTGGCGCATCAGGGTGACGAACAAGTGGCGGCACGCACGCCGCAGCCGGCAGCTGCGCCCCAAGGCCACGCCCCCCGGGCCGCTCGGCAGCGCCTGAACCCGCTCACCGGGCAGGCGCAGGAGCCGCGCCACGGCGGCCCGATTCACACAAGCACGGGACGCAGGCGTATCCTTCCTTCCCTGCTCATCGCGACCGAACCAAGCACGGCAATGAACGCCCCCACTCCCGACGGCACCCTGGCTGTCATCGACGGCGTCCGTCGGGTCCATTACGACGGTTACTGGATCAAGGTCTACGACCCTCCCGCCGACTCCCTGACCGCCAAGAAACAGTTGATCCAGGCCCTCACCCGGCGCCTGTTCAACCATGTCGAGCACGGTATCAACATCCCCGGAAAACGGCTCGACGACGCCCGCAGGACCTACGAAGCAGAACAGGATCCGGCGCGCAAGCGGGTCAAGGGCGCGATGTTCGCCGGCGCGCTGTTCAACCGCGCCACCGACATCTTCACCAAGCTCGTCGAACTGCAGGAACTGGGCATCGAGATCGACTCGGACAACGCCCTGATGCGCGAATGCGGTCTGTGCCTGCGCGAGGCGCTGACCCTCGGCCGCCTCGTGCTGCACCGCAGCGGGGACGAAGGCATCGACGAGCTGTGGGGCGAGCCGTTCCGCGCCTTCTCGATTCCGGTCGAGGCGTTCTATGAAAGCCGCTACATCAAGATCGCCCAGGCCCTGCGCGACCTCGACCGCATCGCCGGGGCAATGGCGGGCGCGTTCGGCTCCACCCCGCTGTTTCGCGGCATCGAACCCCTCATCGCCGACTTCGTCCGCCTCGCCAAGATCAAGTGCGAGACCTTGCGTACCGACTCCGAAATCTTCGACGTGTGGGCGGATTTCGTCGTCGCCTCCGAACGGCTCGCCGCGATCGCGCCCGGGCTGTCCCCGGCCTCGAGTGCGCACGAGCGCCAACTCGCCAGCGATGGCATGCGCCTGATCCTGCAGGGGCGCGACCTGCTCACCGATA
Proteins encoded in this window:
- a CDS encoding CYTH and CHAD domain-containing protein — translated: MSREIELKLALPHSALPALRRHPLVAAATRLGNAVTLDNTYYDTPTLQLKAHKVAVRIRRQGRRALQTVKCAALSSGGLSQRPEWEQAYTGAFDFSAVTDPAARRLLDRHHDALVPVFTTRFRRETRRHSPREGLAILLMIDTGEVVLSTPEGVERRAPICELELELEQGLPADLLELACALAQGLPLMPADLSKAERGYRLFLDAPPPAPCRSEPSTIAAGDSLIGAFRSLALACVRQWQANATAASAHTSPDATLSEYIHQLRVSQRRLRALLKIFAPALPVGFVATWNARLRDNANRFGAARDLDVFCSELLATVRTEGLADADAMALLIKTAENARTDARHLTAHALELAAQGRLLLEFTLALERLASNNLLEAADLRTFARLRLERLRKRGRRQLDAAATREPTALHALRIDFKQLRYGAEFFAPLFPARAMKRYQERLARAQATLGFLQDVDAARARLAQWTAAQAAIAPAAAFVLGWHAPRYARLRHRVIRDCSPLVHGRKPW
- a CDS encoding DUF2062 domain-containing protein, which produces MLERFLPSHDAIKRSRLLRWLGPRIHDPLLWHINRRAVARGVAMGVFFGLMIPIAQIPAAAMASLLLRGNLWIAAVSTLISNPLTYGPLYYFAYRLGAGVIGTRMPAELTPDELEAPIRMIDSFAQAWHWVTGIGQPLLVGMLIMAVTGATLGYWGTQLFWRIRVTNKWRHARRSRQLRPKATPPGPLGSA
- a CDS encoding YhdP family protein, producing the protein MPWRARARLLGKWGLRAAVTLWFAFAVLVLATRHLLLPAVGEFRERIAAAASAGLGLPVSIAAIEGDWVGWRPRLQLSGLRIADAEGRPALSLPRVDATLAWSSLLRLRPYFHRLEIDAPELVARRAGDGALFVAGLPLQGGEGQGGGLQWLLAQRQIVIHGARLRWSDEMRAAPELELEQVEFRLDQRSAPARFALRAQPPQALASMLELRGELAHFDPEVLQASAGRLYLALDRADLGGWRPWVDYPLPVSGRGSVRAWLDSDGKGETALTADFALDDVRTRLAGDLPELAVARLDGRLAFERAPRGVVLRARRLVLQAEAGLVLEPGDVELRLEHNPDGAAAGGSLVAGELDFAALAGLAAYLPLDTALRERLAGFAPQGRLNDLRLSWRGTTAAPQAWTLSTGFAGIGVLARDGLPGLGGLAGTIEGNQSRGRFRIDGQGAHVELPEVFESGRLAFDRLRAEGGWLEREGRLEIALDRAEFDNADAAGSASGRYWPQPGGAGEIDLQARLDRAAGTAVWRYLPRVVNRDTHDWVRNAILAAAVPEARLRLRGRLEDFPFRDGEGQFLVSVRVADGVLDYAPGWPRIDGIHGELRFEGPGMHIDAERARILGVDLSGVRVDVPELDQRPSEIMTITGRAQGPTAEFLRFVSASPVSARIGGFTDGMQAEGRGELALKLVMPLRDLGETGVEGEFRFADNRVSIIAGLPPLEGAGGRLRFTADSLSMPEARARLFGHPLRVSARTAADGGVRFEAEGKAAVSALRAAYAQPALDNLSGTLDWKMLIGIGKSGTRGEFSSDLAGLVSSLPAPLNKSGTERWPLQLMFEYPAGQASTTITLQLGTLARAELQRSSAAWTSLAGGVALGRATADAVPASTRGVRIAAVLDRLDFDAWRRVLEDGEDAADEVGEEEAGGGAEAAGGLPLGGITLAADEVLAFGHSLKAVDLRAVADPGGWKARLDSDLAEGDFDWRRAGGGALSARFRHLSVGSEGEPGEPDGGEEIHTPPRRLPALDVVAERFRLRGLELGRLEVFARNRGGLWQLERFALDNPDGRLAGKGQWQAAGRQRTQMTFRLETADVGRLSRRLGYPDVVRGGAATVAGDIGWEGAPTRIDYPSLAGRLTLETGAGQFNKLEPGVGRLLGILSLQSLPRRITLDFRDVFSEGFAFDRISGSIDVAAGVLRTEELEIRGPAARIRMSGATDLVAETQDLRVFVQPTLSESVAIGAAAGLLNPAVGVAAYLAQKVLSDPIEKLFAFEYAVSGTWTDPQVVKRGSVELPPAQ
- the glnE gene encoding bifunctional [glutamate--ammonia ligase]-adenylyl-L-tyrosine phosphorylase/[glutamate--ammonia-ligase] adenylyltransferase; the encoded protein is MSSPSSAPDEGLQAVSCARRFSRYLARMLDSQPWLAAALAASIDRPLAAEPMQRFIAARETAPGGAEAALRPVLRQLRIWVLCHLIVRDLVRGASLDEVTETMTVLAEVAVRHAHQVLRTALVQRYGQPLSPTGWEQELLVIGMGKLGGRELNVSSDIDLIFVYPEDGDTGGAKVISNFEFFERLGKQLIQALADITEHGQVFRVDMRLRPNGDSGPLVCSFDMLENYFMTQGREWERYAWIKARVLRGERWTELQNIARPFVFRKYLDFGAINAMRSLHAQIRREVTRRDRINNIKLGPGGIREIEFLAQVFQLIRGGRDTALQVRPTLKALALLPERGILDAETVAELSTAYEFLRRLEHRLQYVDDAQTHDLPASDGDQALIAEAMGFADYPALLATLEAHRTRVSHHFDRVFGDPSEEDHSLDATWAHAEDLDSVVPALGELGYRHPRAGAERLAAIHASPRYRQLPNNIKSRFDALMPRLIEAAAGTPGPDDTLARCLDLMEAIGRRGAYLALLQQYPQALRRVADLMGASRWGAQFLARHPILLDEMLDARNLEAPPDWPALRSSLGTELDALEPDMERQMDLMREQHHAQVFRLLTQDLAGLLTVEKLADHLSELADLMLDLTVPLCWRKIKIRHRDAPRFAVISYGKLGGKELGYASDLDIVFLYDDDAPEAPEVYTRLAQRTNTWLSSQTAAGQLFETDLRLRPNGEAGMIATSLEAFRKYQLESAWVWEHQALTRARFSAGERAIGEAFERIRDEVLRLPRELGALRTEVLAMRQKMRDAHGGKSALFDLKHDPGGLIDVEFLIQYLVLGHAHAHPPLTGNLGNIALLRIAGELGLIPPALAAACADSYRELRRLQHRQRLNDRPSRVDPDEAGRARQPVLALWDTVFGT
- a CDS encoding SixA phosphatase family protein — translated: MDLLLWRHAEAADGIPDHTRALTARGLKQAQRMAHWIEAHRPKALRVLASPSLRTRQTAAAFTDDFRVVAGLGPDGSVADLLAASGWPDASGATLIVGHQPALGRLAALLLSGTEADWTIKKGALWWFTNRVREGETQTVLRAVIPSELA